GAGGAGGTGAAGAACCTGCTCAGCGGAGTGAACATGGTATTCGTGACGTGCGGGCTGGGCGGAGGCACAGGAACCGGCTCTGCGCCGATAATCGCGGAGCAGGCGAAAGCCGCCGGGGCGCTCGTGGTGAGCATAGTGACGCTGCCCTTCGCTTCTGAAGGGAGGGTGAGGCTGGATAATGCTCTCGGGGGCCTGGAGAAACTCAGGAGGAATTCGGACACCGTGATAGTGATAAGGAACGACAAGCTGCTCACGCTTGCGCCGAACCTTCCGCTCAACACCGCATTCAAGGTGTGCGACGAGGTGCTCGCAGGGGCCGTGAAGGGGATTGCGGAGCTGGTTACTAAAGCAGGGCTGGTGAACGTGGACTTCGCGGACTTGAAAACGATACTTACGCAGGGCGGGTTCGCGGTCATAGGGCTTGGGGAGTCCAGCGTGGACGCGAAGCCCGAGGACAGGGCGACAATAGCCGTCGAAACTTCGCTGAACTCGCCGCTCCTGGACGCTGACTTGACGACTGCGAACCGGGCGCTCATAAATGTCGTGGGAGGGGAGGACATGACGCTCAAGGAAGCCGAACTCATAGTTGCTGAAACCTCGAAGAGGATTCACCCGAACGCGCACATAATATGGGGCGCGAGGATAGAGCAGAGCAGCGGCCAGAAATCCAGCAGCATAAGGGCGATGATAGTGCTTACAGGGGTGAAGTTCGAGCGCGAGGAGCAGGACGAGAGCCTCGAGAACCTCAACCTGGACCTTGTAGGGTGAAAAAGTGGACATTGAAACAATCAAGAAATCCATCAGGATAATAACCATCGCGAAGAAGCCGGACGACGACGAGTTCTGGAAGATAGCCAAGATAACCGGGGCAGGCATAGTCGCAGTCGGGCTCGCGGGCGCGATAGTTTCCTTCGCTTTCCGCTTCATTTAAGGGGTCATTGATATGATATACATAGTTAGGGTAACTACGGGCCAGGAGAAGATAGTGGCCGAAATGCTCGCCAAGAAGGCCAAGGCATCGAAGCTCGCCGTTTACTCAGTAGTGAGCGTGGAGAACATAAAGGGGTACATATTCGTGGAGGCCAGCGACGAGAACGAGATTACGAAGCTGGTCCAGAAGATGAAGAACGCGAAGGGATTCCTCAAGAAGCCGGTGGAGCTTGCGGAAATAGAGGGGCTGATAAAGGCCTCCAACCAGCAGGCCGCGGCGATAGCGCTCGGGGACATCGTGGAGATGACTTCCGGGCCGTTCAAGGGCGAGCGCGCCAGGGTAATCAAGACTGAGGAGGCCAAGGATGAACTCACTGTGGAGCTCATGGAAGTCGCGGTCCCGATACCGGTGACGATAAAGAGCAAGACCGTGAAGCTTGTGCAGAAAGCCGATGAAACTGAATAGATTTACTTTTTGAATTTCAATTTCCTTGGCTTCCCGGGTTTTTCTTTTCTTCCCTTCTTCTCCTTTTCCGCAGGGGGCTCAGTGTTGGATTCCTGGGCTGATTCTGCGCTTTCATAGGTAAACGAATGCTTTTCAAAAATATCGCGTTCAAGCCCGGGCTCTTCGGGCTGGCTTTCCTGCGAATCAACGGGCGGCATTGACTGGGACTGGCTTACAAGGCGCTCTATTTCAGCCCTCAGGGAAGCCGGCTTTTCAGGCTTTTGCTCGGGAATTGCTTCCTTCTCCCTCTTTTGCTGGGGCGCCGCTTGGGTGCTTCCGGTGGACTGCGCTCCCGGGAGTTCGCGCCCGTAAGTGAGGACGGTGCGCGTGGGGAAAGGTATTTCTATCCCTTCTTTCCTGAATGCGTAGAATATCGCGCGGTTCACCTCGTCGAGGGCCGCGGCGCGGAGCGCGTAATTCTTCACTGCATAGGTGAATTTGAATTCGAGGAAGAAATCTGCGAAAGAGGTGAGGCGCACTAGGGGCTCTACGTCCGGAGCCAGGTTTTCGCTGGCCTGGGTCGCGTTTGTTATTGCGTCTTTTATCACTTTGGAAACGTTGTTCACGTCTGAATCGTAGGAAACCCCCACTGTGCCGGTCTGGAGCACCTTCTCGTCGGGCCTGAAATAGTTGGTTATCACTCCCTGAGCCAGTTTCGTGTTCGGGATTACTATGAAATTGTTCTGCGGATTGATTATCTTGGTGCTTCTCCAGCCCATCTCCTGCACCACTCCTTCCACGCCGCCGTCCGTGCTTATGTAGTCCCCCCTTCTCAGGGGCCTGTCCACCGCGATGTTCACGCCTGCGAAGAAGTTGCCCAGGGAATCCTGAAGCGCCAGGGCGACTGCGAGGCTCGCGATTCCGAGGCCTGCGAGCAGCGGGGTTATCTGCACTCCGATGTTGTTCAGTATCAGCATTATCGCAACGATGTAAATTGCTGCCCGTATCACCTTCTGTATGAGCGGGATGAGCTCGTCATCAAGCGTGGAATTGGTCTTTGGGGCTAGTTCGTGCTGGTACCACCTCAGGACAGTAGTTGAGATCCTGTCCACTGCGAAGGCCGCGTTGAGCATGAGCGCGAGCGTGTACAGCGCGGTTAGCCCGAGGTCCCCGACCTTGGTGGCCGGGTAGGCGTAGTTCAGCGAAAGAAAAATTGCGGTGAAGGATATGAGCAGCCTTGCAGGATCCTTCAATCTTGCGATGAGCTCGTCGTCAAAGCTGGTCTTGGTTTTTTCGCTCGCCCTTTTCATCAGGTAGAAAATTGCCTTGTACACCGCGTACAGGACTATGGAGAATAATATGAGTTCCACTATCCATGCGGTGAAGCGGCCCCCGGGGAGCGAGAACACTAGGTTCACTAATTGGTCCCACCATTCTGCCATAAAATAACATTATTCAAAAAGGTTTTAAAAGCGGATTGCCGAAGATTGAGCATGTCATTGATGAGCGACATGGATGTGCTGGACGCGATGAAGGACGGCGGAATCAGGATAGAGCCTTTCGACAAGTCCTTCCTTGGGCCTGACAGCCTGGACATAAGGCTTGGAAATGATATTCTGGTTTCCAAAACGCTTGGGAAGACGATAGACCCGAACAGGCCCGAGAACTTTTTCGAGGCCAGGAAGATAAATGGTTCGTTCACCCTGGAGCCCGGGCAGTTCGTGCTCGGGACTACGCTGGAGAGGATTTCGCTCTCTGAAAGCGTTGCGGCGCAGATTGAGGGGCGCTCCAGCCTGGGAAGGCTGGGGATAATGGTGCACATGACTGCCGGAATAATACACGCGGGATTCGGGGCAAAGGAGCCCAGCGCGCTAACGCTTGAAATATATTCGGTGAATCCGAACAGCGTATTTTTGCATGCAGGGATGAAGATTGCGCAGCTTTCTTTCTTCAAGCTGAACAGGAAGGCGAGCAAAGGCTACGATTATATGGAGACGAGCAAGTACGTGAGCCAGAGCAAGCCGCTGCCGCCTAAGGCGGAAACGTGAAATGGACCATGCCGTATGATAGAGAACCAGAAAGGTTCGATGCTCGGGACCTGGTTCAGAGTGCCGTCGGTTCGCTCGCGGGTGCCTCATCTATGCCTACCAGACTGACATCGGGCGCATTGCCGATTCGCTGCCTGATTTTAACGCGCTGCTCATAGTGCTCATTACGCTCGCCCTGTCGTTTCTCATCGGCTACGGCATAGGGGTGAGGCGCCTTGGAGAAAAGAGGATGAACCCTCTTCGGTGTTTTCCCGCTCCGCCTGGCAGTGCACTACTGCTTTGCAATCTTTTTTTCTGCGGCAATGCTCTGGCTTCTGGGGATAAACGGCGCAGGCACTCCGCTCGGAACAACGATGCGGCGCATTGTGGTGCTTTCGCTTCCGGCTACGCTGCTCGGGAGCGCGTTCGACCTGGTGGAGAGCCGGAAAAATTAGGGAATGGCTTTTACAAAAGGCTAATCCGCCAGCCTGAATTCCCAAACCACTTGCTTGGAATTGTGGAATTCGCCATAAACGCCCAGCTTCTTGAATCCCAGCTCGAGGTAGAACGCCTCAACATCTTTGGAAGCCGTAAACCTGAAATGGCCCTTTCCAAGGCTGCGGGCGTTTTCCAATTGCCTGTTGATTAAGAGTTTTCCGAATCCCCTTTTCTGGTACTCTTTCATTATCGCGACGCTTCTGAGGTAGTAAATCTCACCATCTGGTTTGTGCAGTTTCCTGTCCGGGGAATCCAGTTTTTCCAATGTGCGGAAATCGTCAATTAACAGCGCCGTTGAGAATCCAACCAGCCGGCCGTTATAAATCAAAACAAAGAATCCGTCCGGAAATAATTCCAATCGCTCTTCCAGGGCGTCCATGGAAGCCTGGCGATCGGCTGAAAAAGCATCCAACTCAACTCTATGTATTGATTCAAGATCGGCAATTCCTGCCTTTCGCATCTCCAATCCAATCCCTTTTTTGGAAAGCGGGTAATGTGCGGCCAGGCACGCGGCAAGTTTTATAATGAGGAAATACCCAAGCATGGCTACCTGTCCTTCCGAAAGTAAATAAACATTCCTTTATCCGGGAAACATTCTTCGGCCAAGTGTTACCTGGGAATTAGTCAGCACGCCAGTTACGCCATGCTTTATCGGCATCCTATATATACTTGCCAAACTGCCCAAAGACAAAGCGCACAAACGGTTGCTCATCCTTCTTTTCGACCGATTTGATGAGCGCATCGAAGTATCCTTGCGGGTCTCTTGATATGTTCAGCATCGGGTAGCTGGCATCGAAAAACGCCTTGTTCAGGAGCAGACGGGATACTCTCTTGTTCCCGTCTTCGAATGGATGTATCATGTAAAAGCGCAAGTGAAGGAGCGCGGCCAGTTCCACTGCGTTGAGCTTTCCCACATTCATGTTGTACCATTCCACAAGTCCGGAAATCTTGTTTTTTACTTCACTGGGTTCAGACGGCCGAAACCTTATTTCTTCAGCTTTTTCATAGTTCTTCAGGAAAATGTATGCCTGCTTTTTTCGGAATTTACCCGGGTTCTTCCCTTCGTACTCTGCCATAATGAGTTTATGGAGCTCCAGCAAGAAGTTCAATGAGATACCTTTTTTGCTTTCCTTTACATACCTTAGCCCCTTGATCATGTCGAGTGCCACCTGCAAATTCTCATCCCTTACGTTCCTTACGTTTTTGCCGGTGAATTTGTATGCAAGGTCTGCATCTGCCTTGGTTATGGGGACGCCTTCGGTAGTCAGAGTTGTGTAAACAAAGTTCACGGTATCTATTTCATCCTTTTCATTCTGCGCCGCCTTTCCC
This Candidatus Micrarchaeia archaeon DNA region includes the following protein-coding sequences:
- a CDS encoding cell division protein FtsZ, which produces EEVKNLLSGVNMVFVTCGLGGGTGTGSAPIIAEQAKAAGALVVSIVTLPFASEGRVRLDNALGGLEKLRRNSDTVIVIRNDKLLTLAPNLPLNTAFKVCDEVLAGAVKGIAELVTKAGLVNVDFADLKTILTQGGFAVIGLGESSVDAKPEDRATIAVETSLNSPLLDADLTTANRALINVVGGEDMTLKEAELIVAETSKRIHPNAHIIWGARIEQSSGQKSSSIRAMIVLTGVKFEREEQDESLENLNLDLVG
- a CDS encoding protein translocase SEC61 complex subunit gamma, which gives rise to MDIETIKKSIRIITIAKKPDDDEFWKIAKITGAGIVAVGLAGAIVSFAFRFI
- a CDS encoding transcription elongation factor Spt5, with protein sequence MIYIVRVTTGQEKIVAEMLAKKAKASKLAVYSVVSVENIKGYIFVEASDENEITKLVQKMKNAKGFLKKPVELAEIEGLIKASNQQAAAIALGDIVEMTSGPFKGERARVIKTEEAKDELTVELMEVAVPIPVTIKSKTVKLVQKADETE
- a CDS encoding mechanosensitive ion channel family protein, translated to MAEWWDQLVNLVFSLPGGRFTAWIVELILFSIVLYAVYKAIFYLMKRASEKTKTSFDDELIARLKDPARLLISFTAIFLSLNYAYPATKVGDLGLTALYTLALMLNAAFAVDRISTTVLRWYQHELAPKTNSTLDDELIPLIQKVIRAAIYIVAIMLILNNIGVQITPLLAGLGIASLAVALALQDSLGNFFAGVNIAVDRPLRRGDYISTDGGVEGVVQEMGWRSTKIINPQNNFIVIPNTKLAQGVITNYFRPDEKVLQTGTVGVSYDSDVNNVSKVIKDAITNATQASENLAPDVEPLVRLTSFADFFLEFKFTYAVKNYALRAAALDEVNRAIFYAFRKEGIEIPFPTRTVLTYGRELPGAQSTGSTQAAPQQKREKEAIPEQKPEKPASLRAEIERLVSQSQSMPPVDSQESQPEEPGLERDIFEKHSFTYESAESAQESNTEPPAEKEKKGRKEKPGKPRKLKFKK
- the dcd gene encoding dCTP deaminase, with amino-acid sequence MSLMSDMDVLDAMKDGGIRIEPFDKSFLGPDSLDIRLGNDILVSKTLGKTIDPNRPENFFEARKINGSFTLEPGQFVLGTTLERISLSESVAAQIEGRSSLGRLGIMVHMTAGIIHAGFGAKEPSALTLEIYSVNPNSVFLHAGMKIAQLSFFKLNRKASKGYDYMETSKYVSQSKPLPPKAET
- a CDS encoding DUF2391 family protein; this encodes MHYCFAIFFSAAMLWLLGINGAGTPLGTTMRRIVVLSLPATLLGSAFDLVESRKN
- a CDS encoding GNAT family N-acetyltransferase; the encoded protein is MLGYFLIIKLAACLAAHYPLSKKGIGLEMRKAGIADLESIHRVELDAFSADRQASMDALEERLELFPDGFFVLIYNGRLVGFSTALLIDDFRTLEKLDSPDRKLHKPDGEIYYLRSVAIMKEYQKRGFGKLLINRQLENARSLGKGHFRFTASKDVEAFYLELGFKKLGVYGEFHNSKQVVWEFRLAD
- a CDS encoding Fic family protein yields the protein MRTRKKTVNGQEYYYLEETLRLEKPKVYSLFLGKRMPARGQMDKKKDELLEKIYSDLLGSATRIYLAKEELIGIEKQRRVYVQKMKQLGKAAQNEKDEIDTVNFVYTTLTTEGVPITKADADLAYKFTGKNVRNVRDENLQVALDMIKGLRYVKESKKGISLNFLLELHKLIMAEYEGKNPGKFRKKQAYIFLKNYEKAEEIRFRPSEPSEVKNKISGLVEWYNMNVGKLNAVELAALLHLRFYMIHPFEDGNKRVSRLLLNKAFFDASYPMLNISRDPQGYFDALIKSVEKKDEQPFVRFVFGQFGKYI